GCCTGGCAGACTGCAAGGGTTCTGAACTCTTCTTCAACTGCTCCGTCGCAGATGTCGAGTCCAGAATGAGAGGCAATTGTCCCTATCTTAATCTTATCAACATGCGCGTAATAGCCTTCAACAATTTCCTTTATTTCTTTCCTGTCAATCATATGTGATGTCTCTCAGCTTTTTCGAGGTATTAATACTTCCGTGAGATGGTGATCAGGTATGGTCATGCGTGACTCTAACCTGTATTGAGATGATATTCCTGAAATGCAAGTCCTGCCAGTAGCTTGCCAGGTCTGTTAAACAAAAGTTTTAATTGGATTTTTCCCCATTAACAGCTTTACCTATTAAAACCCTTTCTAATAGAAGTAATCATTTATATAATGGAGGGTAGGCCGGGAGCTGGTTTGCCTCTCAGGGCAGCCTCCGTTTTATCTGATTTTTAGAGGAAACTTAGAATCAAAGGTGTAATAAAGGTCTCAACTACAGCCGCCAGAAAGAGGAGAGGCAAAATCCAGCGAAAGTAAAATTGCAGTCCTTCCTTAAATTCTTTTTTTATCTCAGTGGGCCTGCCTATGAGGGCAGCGAAAACCTGATGTCCGAGCCTGAGTCCGATTCCAGCTGACAGGAAGACCATGGGCAGTTCCAATACCCCGTGAGGAAGAAGGGCAAGGAAGATAAAAAGCAGGCCTCTTTCCTGGGCTACGATGTGTGAGATAACTCCTACAATATATCCATTGAAGGCGATAAACAGTACCGGAAGGATGCCAAAGACAAGCCCGAGCACAAGAAAGAGTAGGCTCACAAAGGCATTGTTAAGAAATATTCCAAGCATAATGAATATCGGAGGCAGGGCAAGGAGGGGCGCAAACCTGGAGCTGAACCCTTCCATCAGTGTATCAGCCATCTCCGGAAAATTTGCCGATGAAGTATAGCCTGCAACCAGAGCTCCGAAAAACACAAAGGTAATAAAAAGAACATATGGCCAGATAAAACGCAGGTAGCTGGTAAATCCGGATGCTCTTGAGGTACCTGTTCCCGGCCGGGATTCTGTTTTTCTGCTGTCGGCTAAAAAGGAATTTTCCTCTGAAGCATATATTTTTTCCTCCCTTTCCCAATCAGGAGTTTCTGTCCTTACTTCTCCGTTTTTCTCCCGTAAATAATGGTCTTCCTCTCTTTCCATGTTTATCCCCAATAAAAACCTGATACATTGAATCTTAACCTCAGCTGAGGCATCTGTTTACTACTCTTTCAGATTCCCAGCATCATTCGGATTGTGTTCCGGGTTGCCGGAGAAAGTCCGAGGATCAAAATAACCATTTTAATCAGCATTTTCAGGTTGGTTGATTCCTCATCTTTCTCAAACTGGGTATCAAGTGCGTAAAGAACTCCTACGAAGATAACTATCTTCAATGGATACATAACCAGTGCAGTATCCGTAAGTTTAATAAGATAAGAAGGAAGCACGTGTTTTTCAAAGTACCCGAGTTTATCTATTCCTATATACGTTGAAGAAGCATCCAGCATATGGGCGAGCAGGATGGAAAGGTTTAGAGGATCGGTAAAAATCGAGGATTTAAAATGGAGGGCAATCAGATAAAATATAAACGTTAGTCCTATCCCTGCTCCTATTACAAAAACCGGAATGTAAGCGACCACAATGTTCTCGAAGTACAGCAGAGTCCCAAGGTTTAATAAGAACCATGCCAGCCCGAAGCCTGCAAAAACCGGATGATAATCCTTTACAAGCCCTGCCTTTTGAATCCTTATTGAGAGCCAGAGGCAAACAACAGTTATTCCGAAAACCAGGAAATAAATGTTCGGGGTTATAAGTAAATAGCTGAAAGGAGGGTGAAAGATGCCGGCAGGAGAGTCTTCAAGCACGCGTAGAGAAGAACCTGCAAGCACGAAAGGCAGGATCGAGAGAATGAACCTGGGCGTTATCTTTACTTCCAGCTTTTCAAGGAGCCTGAATATCCCAAAAATACAGATGCCCAGTATCACTGCCCAGGTAAACGTGTTTACAAGGTTATACCCTTCATCGCCCCTTATGGGGTCCAGATAGTAGGTATTGATAAATTGTGAAATTTTTTCAATTAAATAACTCATCTTATCACTCATTCAAAACGGCAATAACCTAATACAACTGGTTCTTACTGTACATAGCTGAATCCGTGTACTGGCTTATATATTTGAAACAAATTTATTTCTGAACTGTAAATGTAGCGAACTCAACAGTGAACGGTGTTCGGTTTAATTACAGATATTTCTTTGCCTTCTCGAAGCTCTACTTCAGGAAAAACAAACATATTATAAAGGTCTTATATAGATCTTATATTATAGTGATCTTATATTTCTATGTTATTATATTTATTCTCTGTAATTGTGCATGTTAAAAGGTAAGATTTAATAGACTTATCAATAGAGAGAGAATTGGTTTAAGTAAATTACCCTGGAGAAGCGTCAATGTAAGAGAAGTTTCCATACTTAACTTCAGGCAGGCACAGAAACCTGACATGATCCGGACAAAAATCAAATAGACGAAAACAAATATGAAAGGTGTAAGCTGAAAGGATCCGGAACACTTCTTTTTGTTTCTTCTGAGAATTAAGTTAATGAATTAAATTCTCCTATTAAACTATGTATACTGTATTTCATAAGTTGTCGATGTTTTCTTCAGGTATTATCGTCTTCAGTGTCAGTCTCCAGTACAGGTATCTGCTGGTGTTAAATACCTGATAATTATAGATATTTGCAATAACAGTCTAGATGTTAATCTCCAGTAAGCAAGCTAACTGCTGGCTGGATAATTTATGTCGTGTTTATGAAATTGAGTATATCAAAATTCAATATATTGAAATGAAGCATTTAGCGTATCTTTATCACGATCAAAATTCATGCGGGTATGAAATTGACTCTTAACAAGAACAGCGCAAAATGGATGCAGTTCCCGAGAGATGTACTTATCGGGCATGGCGTGCTTGAAGAGGTAGGAGATGTCTGCAGGGACCTTAAACTGAAAGGAAATGCGCTGATAGTAACCGGAGGCACTACAAGGGATGTTGCAGGCAGGAGAGTCTGTAAACTCCTTGAGGGTATGGGAGACAGTGCGGAGGCGATACTTACCTGCAGGGCCACAATGGAAGAAGTCGAGAAAATTACGGAAAAAGCTCTTGAAATAGATGCCAGTTTTCTCCTCGGTGTCGGGAGCGGCAGATCAATTGATCTTGCGAAACTTGCTTCGACAAGGCTTGAGCTTCCTTTTATTAGCGTGCCTACGGCAGCTTCCCATGATGGGATAGCGTCTTCTCGCGCCTCAATAATGGACAACGGGAGAAACGCCTCCGTACAGGCTCAGGCTCCTATTGCGGTGATTGCGGATACGGAAGTTATCTCAGCAGCTCCTTTCCGTTTTCTTGCAGCGGGCTGCGGTGACATAATTTCCAATTACACGGCAGTTCTGGACTGGGAACTCGCAAGCAGGCTCAGGAATGAATACTTCGGGGAATATGCTGCAGCCCTTTCACGCATGGCTGCCCGGGTAATTATCGAATATGCTGACTCCATAAAACCTGAGCATGAGACCTCTGTAAGGCTTGTGGTAAAAGCCCTGGTCTCGAATGGGGTTGCAATGAGTATTGCAGGCTCTTCAAGGCCGGCTTCTGGGTCCGAACATATGTTCAGTCATGCCCTTGACAGGATTGCTCCAAAGCCTGCACTTCATGGAGAACAGTGTGGAGTTGGTACAATTTTGATGATGTACCTGCACGGAGGAAACTGGCAGGAGATAAGGGATGCTTTAAAAAAGATCGGGGCTCCTACAACTGCAGCAGAACTGGGCATAGAAGATAAATATATAGTCGAAGCTCTCTTACATGCACACAGTATCCGTCCGGACCGTTACACGATTCTTGGAAACGGACTTACTCCTTCGGCAGCTGAGAAGGTTGCAAGAATCACAAAGGTCATAAGTTGAGAAGTTGTTTTAACTCAGGCTGAAAAAGGAAATCAGCAACTGTTTGAAAAAGTCATGAAATTGGATGCTATCAATAATTGAAACTAATAATTGGAATCTCTTAATGCAGGATTCGCGTTTAATCATAATCAATCGCTCATTCGGAATGTTAAATGAATTTAATTTAATAATGCGTTTAACTTCAGGATAATCTAACTTTAAATGCCTTATTTCAGGTCCAGATTCAATACTAAATTCAAAATGTTTGGGAATAACTTCAGGTATCCTGAAAACTCAAAAATACCCGAAAAAAATTTAAATGGAAGAACTATTATGACAGAAAGCGATACCAAAATAACACTCATCGGATCACGGCTGGCAAGGGAAGGGCTGGAGTTCATATTCAAGGGTGAAATGCCTGAATGCAAGAAGTGCCGCTTGAAGAACACCTGCCTTAACCTTGAACCCGGACGCAGGTATAGAGTCGTGAGAATCAGAAGTAAAGATATACACGAATGTTTCCTGCACGACAGCGGGGTTCTTGCCGTCGATGTCAGCAGGGCTCCTATTACTACAAACGTGGAGTCCAGAAAAGCAGTTGAAGGGGCAAAAATTATGTATGAGCCCGCCAAATGTGGCAAGAAAGAATGCGGTGAGTATGAGATCTGCCACCCGGAAGGGCTTTTAAAAGGGGACAAATGCAAAATTGTAGAGGTCCTTGAAAGCCTTGATTCAAAATGTGAAGCCAGCAATTCCTTGAAAAAGGTAAAACTTGCATGGTGAACATAAACAAACACCTTTTAGTAATAGTAAGACTGATTATTAATTAATAAATAAAGTTTATAAGCGGTGTTATAAGTGCCTGAACATGAAATGAACCAGGTCCCCCCCTATGAATTTTATACCCAAAAGCGCTGGGAAAACTGGCTCGGACGGGCAAGGGAAAGCGGTTTTCAAATCAAAGAGTCCGAAGAAGATGCTGGCAAAGAAAGTGCCGTATTCGTCAACATGGTCGACGATGTGATACTTGCCTGCCTGAAAGTAACCGCTCGCTTTGAAAAAGATATGCTCTCCAAAGAACAGGCTTTAGAGATTCTTGAGGAGATCAGAGATATCGTGCTTTCCGAGGTCGAACCCATTTCTGAGGATATCGACCTTATGATTGATTCAGTACAGACCTCTTTGATGGGGGCGCTTGTCGCCTTTGAATCCTATGTTATGGGCGATTATGACGAAGGAGTGAGTATTGAAGAGCTTATAAAAGCAGCAATCGATGCAGAAGCCTCGGATAACCTTGAACTTGCTCTTGATTACACTGCACAGTGCGGCGCAATCGTGCTCAAAGGACAGAGCCTTCCAGAAGAGGTAATGGCTGAGCTCCCTTACGGAATTGTTGCAGAATGGCTTGACGGGATTGACTCAATCTCGGCAGCGATGGTAGGAAGCGACAGTTATAAAGAATTCGATGAAGATGACGAGGAAGATATTGTATAAGATCTTCCTCTACACTTTTCTTCAAACTTTTTAAGTACTCTAGATTTTCAAGTATTCCGGGCTTTCAGTACTCTAAATTTTAAATGTTCAAGACTTTTAAATACTTAATTTTTAAGCAACTGTGTTTTAACAATCAATCAGGTTTTTTCCATAATCCTTTCATATACTTCAAGGGTCTTTTTAGCTATTGTTTCCCAGTTATATCTCTTTTTCAGGAGATCGTACCCCTTCTCTCCCATCCTGTTGCGGCCTAGTCCCTCAAGTACGTAATTCAGACCCCAGGCAATGGAAGAAGGTTCTTTATGGGCAATAATTCCTGTCCTGAAGTTCTCCACAAGGGCGACTGCATCACTTGCAACTACGGGTTTTTTTGCATCCCATGCCTCAAGCACGACTATCCCGAAGGGCTCGTTCCGACTTGGAACACAGACAAGGTCGCAGGCATTGAACCAGTCTATGACAGTATTGTCAGGGGCGTAACCAAGGAAATTGCAGGAATCCCCAATCCCAAGCCTGTAAGCCTGGTTTTCACATTGAGACCGCATCTCTCCTTCTCCTATGAGCACAAATTGGGCATCCCTTTTCCTCAGGACTTTTGCTGCAGCTTCAACAAGCAGGTCAGGTCCCTTCTGATAGGACATCCTTCCGGTGAAGAGTACTACAGGGAGGCAGGGATGTATTCCGTAGTTTCTTTTTATCTTTCCGGGATCAACTTCCCTTTTTATTTTTCCCACGTTTATCCCGTTGGGAATCTCCCATAGCTTGTAATCAGGAATTCTGTATATGTGCTGGACTTCCTCTTTCAAAACTGTAGAGGTTACAACCACATCTGAAGCTTCATAGCCTCCAAGCCATTCCCTGTGAGAAATCTCTTTTGCCTCCCACCAGTCTCCATGCCTGTTTCCGTTGCGTCCCCATTCCGTGCTGTGGAAGGTCAGGACAAAAGGCAGCCCGAACTG
The genomic region above belongs to Methanosarcina horonobensis HB-1 = JCM 15518 and contains:
- a CDS encoding NAD(P)-dependent glycerol-1-phosphate dehydrogenase; the protein is MKLTLNKNSAKWMQFPRDVLIGHGVLEEVGDVCRDLKLKGNALIVTGGTTRDVAGRRVCKLLEGMGDSAEAILTCRATMEEVEKITEKALEIDASFLLGVGSGRSIDLAKLASTRLELPFISVPTAASHDGIASSRASIMDNGRNASVQAQAPIAVIADTEVISAAPFRFLAAGCGDIISNYTAVLDWELASRLRNEYFGEYAAALSRMAARVIIEYADSIKPEHETSVRLVVKALVSNGVAMSIAGSSRPASGSEHMFSHALDRIAPKPALHGEQCGVGTILMMYLHGGNWQEIRDALKKIGAPTTAAELGIEDKYIVEALLHAHSIRPDRYTILGNGLTPSAAEKVARITKVIS
- a CDS encoding DUF63 family protein, translated to MSYLIEKISQFINTYYLDPIRGDEGYNLVNTFTWAVILGICIFGIFRLLEKLEVKITPRFILSILPFVLAGSSLRVLEDSPAGIFHPPFSYLLITPNIYFLVFGITVVCLWLSIRIQKAGLVKDYHPVFAGFGLAWFLLNLGTLLYFENIVVAYIPVFVIGAGIGLTFIFYLIALHFKSSIFTDPLNLSILLAHMLDASSTYIGIDKLGYFEKHVLPSYLIKLTDTALVMYPLKIVIFVGVLYALDTQFEKDEESTNLKMLIKMVILILGLSPATRNTIRMMLGI
- a CDS encoding stage II sporulation protein M, which encodes MEREEDHYLREKNGEVRTETPDWEREEKIYASEENSFLADSRKTESRPGTGTSRASGFTSYLRFIWPYVLFITFVFFGALVAGYTSSANFPEMADTLMEGFSSRFAPLLALPPIFIMLGIFLNNAFVSLLFLVLGLVFGILPVLFIAFNGYIVGVISHIVAQERGLLFIFLALLPHGVLELPMVFLSAGIGLRLGHQVFAALIGRPTEIKKEFKEGLQFYFRWILPLLFLAAVVETFITPLILSFL
- a CDS encoding UPF0179 family protein, producing MTESDTKITLIGSRLAREGLEFIFKGEMPECKKCRLKNTCLNLEPGRRYRVVRIRSKDIHECFLHDSGVLAVDVSRAPITTNVESRKAVEGAKIMYEPAKCGKKECGEYEICHPEGLLKGDKCKIVEVLESLDSKCEASNSLKKVKLAW
- a CDS encoding DUF2150 family protein, producing the protein MPEHEMNQVPPYEFYTQKRWENWLGRARESGFQIKESEEDAGKESAVFVNMVDDVILACLKVTARFEKDMLSKEQALEILEEIRDIVLSEVEPISEDIDLMIDSVQTSLMGALVAFESYVMGDYDEGVSIEELIKAAIDAEASDNLELALDYTAQCGAIVLKGQSLPEEVMAELPYGIVAEWLDGIDSISAAMVGSDSYKEFDEDDEEDIV
- a CDS encoding glycosyltransferase family 4 protein, whose amino-acid sequence is MKKIRIGMFSWESLHSIRVGGIAPHVSELSEALVAEGHEVHLFTRGHENNDEVVNGVHYHRIACDRTGGIVEQMNRMCDGMYCRFLDVREKAGEFDILHGHDWHPVNVLCRIKAQFGLPFVLTFHSTEWGRNGNRHGDWWEAKEISHREWLGGYEASDVVVTSTVLKEEVQHIYRIPDYKLWEIPNGINVGKIKREVDPGKIKRNYGIHPCLPVVLFTGRMSYQKGPDLLVEAAAKVLRKRDAQFVLIGEGEMRSQCENQAYRLGIGDSCNFLGYAPDNTVIDWFNACDLVCVPSRNEPFGIVVLEAWDAKKPVVASDAVALVENFRTGIIAHKEPSSIAWGLNYVLEGLGRNRMGEKGYDLLKKRYNWETIAKKTLEVYERIMEKT